Genomic DNA from Vicinamibacteria bacterium:
GCTACGTAGAAACGACCCGCCGCCACTTCCTGAATCGCGAAGACGAGCTCCGAAGGCGCGGAGTGCTTCAAGACGTAGCCCGAGCCTCCTGCGTCGAAGGCTTCGAGCGCTCGATCCTCGTGCATCGTGACGAAGAGGATCCTCGAGTCGGGTACGATTTTCCTGAGCTGTCGGGCGGCGTCGATTCCGTTCAAAAGAGGCATCGATACGTCGACGAGGATCACATCGGGATGAAGGTCTTTTGCGAGCTCGAGCAGGATCCGACCGTTCTCCGCTGTACCGACGATATCGAAATGAGGCTCGAGCAGCTTTCGCATCCCTTCAGCGAGCAACGCATGATCATCTGCCAGCAAGATTCGAGGCCGTTTCGAAGTCATGATCGAGGCGCGTCCCCTTCCGGGCCGTCTCTGATTGAAATACTAGCACTGGCTGGCTTAACCCGACCCACATGGACACCGAAGAAGGGAATCGCTCATAAACCCGGGCCCCGGTAGGAGTCAGGAGCCGCGGTCGAGTCGACCCATTTGAGGAGTTCGCACGGGTCGGTCAGCGGGCGACGGTTCGAGCAGCCCTGCGGACGGTCTGCTGCGCCTCCGCTACGGCGTCCTTCGCCGCCTCCAGCGCACCGCTGCTTCGCGCGACCAACTGTTCCACACTGTCCCCGGCGCGGCGTTTCGTGCGTCCGGCTTCACGGGCGATGTCACGTCTGAGCCTCTTTCCAGACTTGGGCGCCAGAACGAGCGCGCTCATCGCACCAAGAGTTGCGCCCAGAAGGAGCCCACTCAAAAAACTCCCACTCTCGCGACCTTTGACAACCATGACGTGAATCTCCTTTCTCTACCAAGGAACGTCGTTGACACGCGTCGTCTTGGAATCCACCAGCTCCGCAAGATCCGTGTCCCGGATGGTGACGGTCTCCTCATCGGGCGGCTGGTCGCCCTCATCGAGGCGGGCCGTTAGGTACTTCTGCGCTCGCAGGATGGCACGGATGATTCCGACGCGCATGTCCTCTTCGCTCAACCTTCGTTGGTGAAGCTCTTCCATTTTGCTTATCGTGGCCCCGAGAATCGTCACGACGAACTCCGGTGGCTTTCCCTGTGGATCGCGGACGCGCCATCGGAGCATTCCGGGTGTCTCTTTCTCGATTCGATACTCCAGGGGCAGGACAGAGCCATCGGGCAACTGCAGGTTCTGGAAAGCGCTGGGTTCCATCTGTTGAAGATAATAGGG
This window encodes:
- a CDS encoding YtxH domain-containing protein encodes the protein MVVKGRESGSFLSGLLLGATLGAMSALVLAPKSGKRLRRDIAREAGRTKRRAGDSVEQLVARSSGALEAAKDAVAEAQQTVRRAARTVAR
- a CDS encoding response regulator transcription factor, with product MRKLLEPHFDIVGTAENGRILLELAKDLHPDVILVDVSMPLLNGIDAARQLRKIVPDSRILFVTMHEDRALEAFDAGGSGYVLKHSAPSELVFAIQEVAAGRFYVA